A single Anatilimnocola floriformis DNA region contains:
- a CDS encoding RNase H family protein, with protein MSVSAPHFMLFAHVTGNTLVGAPSRGQANADAETTAAEYGGRWRFVLQSPEGETVLDAEDEEEGNSRERLELLAIVRGLEALDQPSQVTLHTQSQAISRGIREGLNQWRENDYQWERFGSLTPIKNSDLWRRVDQALQIHQVNCKLTIGTGSDDLNLPESITGDAVDFSATASAVTMPKPRRVRGKQLRFDAGEPASTATAKASPRRTRARQPAAATSLWQRAVGGVRSLFSNGDR; from the coding sequence ATGAGCGTCTCCGCACCTCACTTCATGCTCTTCGCCCACGTCACCGGCAACACGCTGGTCGGGGCTCCTTCCCGCGGCCAGGCCAATGCCGATGCCGAAACGACCGCTGCCGAATACGGTGGCCGGTGGCGATTTGTGCTGCAATCGCCAGAAGGCGAGACGGTGCTCGACGCCGAAGACGAAGAAGAAGGCAATTCCCGCGAACGACTCGAGCTGCTCGCGATTGTCCGCGGCCTCGAAGCCCTCGATCAACCGTCGCAAGTCACGCTCCACACGCAGTCGCAGGCCATTAGCCGCGGCATTCGCGAAGGGCTCAACCAATGGCGTGAGAACGACTACCAATGGGAGCGCTTCGGCAGCCTGACGCCCATTAAGAACAGCGACCTGTGGCGCCGCGTCGATCAGGCCCTGCAAATTCACCAGGTGAATTGCAAGCTGACCATCGGCACAGGAAGCGATGACCTGAACCTGCCTGAGTCGATCACGGGCGATGCGGTCGACTTCTCAGCAACGGCATCAGCCGTTACGATGCCCAAACCCCGCCGTGTGCGTGGCAAGCAGTTGCGATTTGATGCGGGCGAACCAGCATCAACCGCAACAGCCAAAGCATCACCTCGGCGAACTCGTGCCCGTCAGCCCGCTGCAGCTACTTCGCTGTGGCAACGAGCTGTGGGTGGAGTTCGCAGCCTCTTCAGCAACGGTGATCGCTAA